One Verrucomicrobiota bacterium genomic window, CCTTGAGTGTTAACGATCGTGAGCCGGTTCGGACCCTCGTCCGTATGGAGAATCAGCGTATCGGCCGACAACGTCTCGGGTGCCGTGCCGAAAAGCTCGCCTTTAAGGATCTCCAGGGTTTGGAGGTTTTCGACGAGCTTGCGGCCGTGTTTTGAGGGGTCAAGCGCACCGATGGAACGAACCAGCGGCTTGGGCAGCACCCGTAAGATTTCAATGAGGGCCGGTAACGTCACGGGTGCGTGCTGTTCCATGAGCAACTGGATGGCCCTGGCAAGAAGCGCGATTCTCGGCTGATCGGAGGCGCGGTCCGCCGTGAAACCCATCATCGAACCGAGCCCGGCAGCGGTGGTGCGAGCGACGTGGGTGCGCTCCTCTTCCGTCAGGGCGCCGGAATCCGGCGGCGCCAGGCGAATGCCGAGGGGTCGCCCGCTGGACACGCCGGGTGTGTACAGCTCGACCTGAATCGAGTTGCGCAGGCTCGACAGACGTTCCTGCTCCTTGCGGGGAAGATCTCCAGGCCTCCAGGCGGCCGGATCAGCGTATCGGCTCAGGTCGCCTTTGCGGTCCAGCAGCACCACCGGGATCCCGGCTTCCAGGGTCTGTTCCACGATTGAACACGCCAGGGTGGTTTTGCCGCTGCCGGATCCGCCGAGCACGGCCGTGTGCCGCGCGAGTTCCGCCATCGGCAACGTGATTTCCCGCGCTTGCGCGTCACGGCTCCGGCCCAGCCCGATAACCGGCTTTGCCCGCGGCGGCCTTTCCAGCCGCGAAGGTGCGGGAATCGAGGGGATCATTTTCTCCGGATTCAGTCCGGCGAAAATCCGGTCGATTGCCGGAACCACCCTTGCAGCGTACAGATCCTTGAGTTCCTGCGACGTGATGCTCTGAACGTGCAACTGCGGCAGGAAGTATTCGAGGCTGCCGTGGTAGAGATTCGTCGTTCCCGGCCCGCTTAACAACTCGGCGTAGATCGCAATCTGCAGAAGTTCCTGTTCGAGCCGGTCCCCACGCGTCAGTTTATAATCAACGATCTCAAGCGTTCGATCGGGCCGTGCCCGGACTGCGTCAAGAATCCCCGTGACGAAGAGTGCGCGATTGCCCTCAACCCTGACCGGAGCGGAAACCGGTTTCTCCGCTTCGACGAGCAGCTCAAACCAGGACCTGCCTTTTCGCAATTCAGCCAGCCGGAGGCCAAAATGGTAGAGCGCAGTGCTGAACTGGGCGGCTGAGTCGACCTCGCCGCGGGCGAGCAAATCGCGGATGAATGA contains:
- a CDS encoding DUF853 family protein; this encodes MDQLKVTVTDLCRISSEPDALELYLAGKPLPRPARPPSGAVRVFGSWFHQVAQQASNRLADPLQANITDSLKSADDIYGWLQQEWTRSFIRDLLARGEVDSAAQFSTALYHFGLRLAELRKGRSWFELLVEAEKPVSAPVRVEGNRALFVTGILDAVRARPDRTLEIVDYKLTRGDRLEQELLQIAIYAELLSGPGTTNLYHGSLEYFLPQLHVQSITSQELKDLYAARVVPAIDRIFAGLNPEKMIPSIPAPSRLERPPRAKPVIGLGRSRDAQAREITLPMAELARHTAVLGGSGSGKTTLACSIVEQTLEAGIPVVLLDRKGDLSRYADPAAWRPGDLPRKEQERLSSLRNSIQVELYTPGVSSGRPLGIRLAPPDSGALTEEERTHVARTTAAGLGSMMGFTADRASDQPRIALLARAIQLLMEQHAPVTLPALIEILRVLPKPLVRSIGALDPSKHGRKLVENLQTLEILKGELFGTAPETLSADTLILHTDEGPNRLTIVNTQGLNEAAFFWIAQFLEELGRFAKHHPSSALQLLVLIDEADVYLPANSVPITKPPLENLLRRGRSAGIGLLLATQSPGDLDYRCRENVRSWLIGLIKQNTALEKLKPMFPQASREQLDAVSRQRVGQFCLVADGEAVSFEATRNLIEISQLPEGRIHALATATERNG